One genomic window of Panicum hallii strain FIL2 chromosome 6, PHallii_v3.1, whole genome shotgun sequence includes the following:
- the LOC112897040 gene encoding AFG1-like ATPase, producing the protein MRPVVRSLRQLRRFTQHHGKRHSSATRLIRQQNALIMCSSTSRSLSTLHRTGEISRFASPGVELMRSMFYTVAADSIKDTGRGGPMAEYERRIASGELVDGDSFQLDTIQQLQRLYEELIENEEDCQLDRYKSSEKSGRSRWLWSRLITQPSTYAPVKGLYLYGGVGTGKTMLMDLFYKQLPSNWRKRRIHFHDFMLNVHSRLQMHKGVSDPLDVVAAEISDEAIVLCLDEFMVTDVADAMILNRLFRQLFSKGVILVSTSNRAPDKLYEGGLQRDLFLPFIDTLKERCIVHPIGSAVDYRQLGSAEQGFYLVGKHYSTLLKQKLQSLNGDEEPRPQTVEVIMGRKLQVPLGANGCAYFPFEDLCDRPLGAADYFGLFKKFHTLALDGVPKFGSSNRTSAYRFVTLVDVMYENKARLLCTAEAGPIELFENIVTVAEAHKISPRSSRSQKSDDPDLCVDNELGFAKDRTISRLTEINSREYLEDFEARLRQHQQQPQPLQAVDNSDVVLA; encoded by the exons ATGAGACCAGTAGTTCGGTCCCTCCGGCAGCTCCGCCGTTTCACCCAGCACCATGGAAAGAGGCATTCATCAGCAACCAGATTGATCAGGCAGCAGAATGCTTTGATCATGTGCAGTTCGACATCCCGTTCACTGAGCACACTACATCGTACTGGTGAAATTAGCCGATTTGCAAGTCCAGGTGTGGAGCTAATGAGGTCCATGTTCTACACTGTAGCTGCTGATTCAATCAAAG ATACTGGAAGAGGTGGTCCGATGGCGGAATACGAGAGGAGAATAGCATCAGGAGAGCTTGTAGATGGCGATAGCTTTCAG CTTGACACAATTCAACAATTACAAAGGCTATATGAGGAGTTGATTGAGAATGAAGAAGACTGCCAGCTGGATAGATATAAGTCATCTGAGAAATCAGGACG GAGTCGATGGCTATGGTCCCGCCTCATTACCCAGCCTTCTACCTATGCTCCAGTTAAGGGGCTGTACCTGTATGGAGGTGTTGGTACAGGGAAGACCATGCTTATGGACCTGTTCTATAAACAACT GCCATCTAATTGGAGAAAAAGACGTATTCACTTCCATGATTTTATGTTGAATGTACATAGTCGTCTTCAG ATGCATAAAGGAGTTTCAGATCCCCTTGATGTTGTAGCAGCCGAGATTTCAGATGAGGCTATCGTATTATGTCTTGATGAGTTTATG GTAACTGACGTTGCAGATGCTATGATTCTGAACCGGCTGTTCAGACAATTGTTCAGCAAAGGCGTT ATTCTTGTTTCGACTTCTAACCGCGCTCCTGATAAGCTTTATGAAGGTGGCTTACAACGGGACCTTTTCTTGCCATTCATTGACACCTTGAAA GAAAGGTGCATCGTGCACCCCATTGGATCTGCAGTAGACTATCGTCAATTGGGTTCT GCTGAGCAAGGTTTCTATTTGGTTGGGAAACATTACAGTACACTTCTGAAACAGAAGCTCCAATCTTTAAATGGAGATGAGGAACCCAGACCACAAACTGTTGAAGTAATTATGGGAAGGAAATTACAG GTTCCCCTTGGAGCAAATGGTTGTGCATATTTTCCATTTGAAGATCTTTGTGATAGACCTTTAGGTGCAGCAGATTACTTTGGACTCTTTA AAAAATTTCACACCCTGGCACTTGATGGGGTTCCAAAGTTTGGATCTAGTAACAGAACATCAGCTTATCGGTTTGTCACACTGGTTGAT GTTATGTATGAGAACAAAGCAAGGTTATTGTGCACAGCCGAGGCAGGACCGATAGAACTGTTTGAGAATATTGTGACTGTTGCTGAAGCACACAAGATTTCACCTAGATCTTCACGCTCACAGAAAAGCGATGACCCTGACCTATGTGTGGACAACGAGCTTGGATTTGCAAAGGATCGTACCATTAGCAG GTTGACAGAGATCAACAGTAGGGAATACTTGGAGGACTTTGAAGCGAGATTGCGGCAGCACCAGCAGCAACCGCAGCCCTTGCAAGCTGTAGATAATTCTGATGTTGTACTAGCATAA
- the LOC112898074 gene encoding BTB/POZ and MATH domain-containing protein 1-like — MQPSSSSSAPRLMPTPTTVSTCSPQTEHGKHVFEIFGYSQHRNMGLEQVITSGTFSIGGHDWALLFYPDGYSNREEICIFLKHLSHAEVRASCELRMVDQTTGQPSFFRKTGMTWFNPCCYIQCSGLRMNRREFEASVYLRNDHLTIECIVTVRRSRVSTTQFVNKIEAPPSSGITEQLAKLLEAEENADVTFSVGGETIGAHKILLAVRSPVFRAELFGPMKESKVTIEDMQPAVFRALLHFIYTDSLPDVDQNDAGESNSDLIWHLLVAADRYAVDRLKSLCESILCKNLDVETLPTTLALAYQHNCDKLKDICLEFISSSSVMDALMATDGYKDLKTTCPSALIDMFEKTLRFHKK, encoded by the coding sequence ATGCAGCCATCCTCCTCGTCTTCAGCGCCTCGCCTCATGCCGACGCCGACGACGGTTTCGACGTGCTCCCCGCAGACTGAGCACGGAAAGCATGTGTTTGAGATCTTCGGGTACAGCCAGCACAGGAACATGGGCTTGGAGCAGGTCATCACGTCCGGCACCTTCTCCATCGGTGGCCACGACTGGGCCCTCCTCTTCTACCCAGACGGGTACAGCAACCGCGAGGAAATCTGCATTTTTCTAAAGCACTTGAGCCACGCCGAGGTGCGGGCGTCCTGCGAGCTGAGGATGGTCGACCAGACCACCGGGCAGCCTTCATTCTTTCGGAAGACAGGCATGACGTGGTTCAATCCCTGCTGTTATATTCAATGTTCAGGCTTGCGCATGAACCGCAGGGAGTTCGAGGCATCGGTGTACCTTCGAAACGATCACCTCACCATCGAGTGCATTGTCACTGTGAGGAGATCACGTGTCTCTACAACCCAATTCGTGAACAAAATCGAGGCGCCGCCGTCGTCCGGCATCACGGAGCAACTTGCCAAGTTATTGGAGGCTGAGGAGAATGCAGATGTCACATTCAGTGTTGGGGGAGAGACGATTGGAGCACACAAGATTCTGCTGGCGGTGCGGTCGCCAGTTTTCAGAGCGGAGCTCTTTGGGCCGATGAAGGAGTCCAAGGTGACCATCGAAGATATGCAGCCTGCTGTTTTCAGGGCCCTGTTGCATTTCATATATACTGATTCTTTGCCTGACGTTGATCAGAATGATGCGGGAGAGTCCAACAGTGATTTGATCTGGCATTTACTTGTGGCTGCTGACAGATATGCCGTAGACAGGCTGAAGTCGCTATGTGAAAGCATCCTTTGCAAGAATCTTGATGTGGAAACTCTGCCCACTACATTGGCTCTAGCTTATCAGCACAACTGCGACAAGCTTAAGGACATTTGCCTTGAATTCATCTCCAGTTCAAGTGTGATGGATGCACTGATGGCAACTGATGGTTATAAGGATCTCAAGACAACATGTCCTTCTGCTTTGATAGATATGTTTGAGAAGACATTGAGGTTCCATAAAAAATAA
- the LOC112898072 gene encoding BTB/POZ and MATH domain-containing protein 2-like, which yields MPTRTHVKTASTCRPPETVQGTHVFDILGYSEHRGIGAHSSIRSGVFDVAGYSWVIFFYPDGYGEEAGGFDFVSAYLRLLSTGCGKVRASCDLRLVNPATGAAVSVHPSLVAVRELDPDGDGSKICHCMCISRGELEGTYLRDDRLTMECVVTVRKEPRVSKSRAFPSIRVPGSNLKRQLAGLLESREGADVAFAVAGETFSAHRLVLAMRSPVFKAELCGPMREVGAQPIVIEDMQPDVFRAMLYFIYTDSMDHNDDLGRDYHSKNCDMVRHLLVAADRYAIERLKLTCQSILCSNLDVKNVATTLALADQHHCDRLKQACIEFMCCSNNMEAVVDTQGYKDLATTSPSVLADAMVRMSKVGKKLTKRALGDAPNKSA from the coding sequence ATGCCGACGAGGACCCACGTGAAGACGGCGTCGACGTGCCGCCCGCCGGAGACGGTGCAGGGCACGCACGTGTTCGACATCCTCGGCTACAGCGAGCACCGCGGCATCGGCGCGCACTCCTCCATCCGGTCCGGCGTCTTCGACGTCGCCGGCTACAGCTGGGTCATCTTCTTCTACCCCGACGGGTACGGCGAGGAGGCCGGCGGCTTCGACTTCGTCTCCGCctacctccgcctcctcagCACCGGCTGCGGCAAGGTGCGCGCCTCCTGCGACCTGCGCCTGGTCAACCCCGCCACGGGCGCGGCGGTCTCGGTGCACCCGTCGCTCGTCGCCGTGCGGGAGCTCGACCCCGACGGCGACGGCAGCAAGATCTGCCACTGCATGTGCATCAGCCGCGGCGAGCTCGAGGGCACCTACCTGCGGGACGACCGCCTCACCATGGAGTGCGTGGTCACCGTCAGGAAGGAGCCCCGGGTGAGCAAGTCCCGGGCGTTCCCCAGCATCAGGGTGCCCGGCTCCAACCTCAAGCGCCAGCTCGCCGGCCTGCTGGAGAGCAGGGAGGGCGCCGACGTCGCgttcgccgtcgccggcgagaCGTTCTCCGCGCACCGGCTCGTGCTAGCCATGCGCTCGCCGGTCTTCAAGGCGGAGCTCTGCGGCCCCATGAGGGAGGTCGGGGCGCAGCCCATCGTCATCGAGGACATGCAGCCCGACGTCTTCCGAGCCATGCTCTACTTCATCTACACCGACTCCATGGATCACAACGACGACCTCGGGAGGGATTACCACAGCAAGAACTGCGACATGGTCCGGCACCTGCTGGTGGCGGCGGACAGGTACGCCATTGAGAGGCTCAAGCTGACGTGCCAGAGCATCCTCTGCAGCAACCTTGACGTGAAGAACGTGGCGACGACGCTGGCCTTAGCCGATCAGCATCACTGCGACAGGTTGAAGCAGGCGTGCATCGAGTTCATGTGCTGTTCCAATAATATGGAAGCTGTTGTGGACACACAAGGGTACAAGGATCTCGCGACAACTTCGCCTTCTGTCTTGGCTGATGCGATGGTGAGGATGAGTAAGGTCGGCAAAAAGTTGACGAAGAGAGCACTGGGAGATGCACCTAATAAGAGTGCCTAG